In Lachancea thermotolerans CBS 6340 chromosome H complete sequence, a single genomic region encodes these proteins:
- the YHC3 gene encoding amino acid transporter YHC3 (similar to uniprot|P47040 Saccharomyces cerevisiae YJL059W YHC3 Homolog of human CLN3 vacuolar/lysosomal membrane protein), which translates to MVESSTVFRYFWIFGLVNNVLYVVILSAAADIVGPNLPKSLILLVDILPSFTVKLSAPFFIHKVPHNRRIALLIILSCVGMILVSGGKLSVCIGGIILASLSSGLGEITFLQLTHYYQHPSLNGWSSGTGGAGLLGSGAYLLLTSILKVPVGISLLLFSVLPFAFLLYFRLDTQDSYQPIEGEITESAQPSTASSDSFPDNYKATSKWMALKNHINTTLTRLRSLFIPYMLPLSTVYLFEYLINQAVSPTLLFPLDGDHTHPFFFNKYRDIYVTYGTLYQLGVFISRSSGSFIRIKKLFLLSVLQGLNLTVVICQSWFYIVHSVYPVMLLIFFEGLLGGASYVHTFMNIIHDVNPSEREFTLGAVSMSDSFGTLLAAFIGIALEPKLCSHQVDTGRDWCLKE; encoded by the coding sequence ATGGTAGAATCCTCAACTGTGTTCCGGTATTTTTGGATATTCGGGCTTGTCAATAATGTGCTTTACGTGGTCATTCTATCGGCGGCTGCCGATATAGTAGGGCCTAACTTGCCCAAGTCTCTAATTCTGTTGGTCGACATCTTGCCTTCTTTTACTGTAAAGTTAAGTGCACCGTTTTTTATTCACAAAGTGCCACACAACCGACGTATTGCGCTCCTCATCATACTGAGCTGTGTGGGAATGATCCTGGTCTCTGGAGGAAAGCTGAGCGTGTGTATTGGTGGCATTATTTTGGCTTCTCTTTCCTCGGGATTAGGGGAGATTACGTTTCTTCAGTTGACACACTACTACCAGCATCCGAGCCTCAATGGATGGAGTTCGGGAACCGGGGGCGCCGGTTTGCTTGGAAGTGGCGCCTACCTACTTTTGAcgtcaattttgaaagtccCAGTTGGTATCTCACTCCTTCTCTTCAGCGTGCTTCCTTTCGCTTTTTTACTGTATTTTCGACTAGATACGCAGGACTCTTACCAGCCTATTGAGGGTGAGATAACTGAGTCGGCTCAACCGTCCACAGCAAGCAGCGACTCTTTCCCTGACAACTATAAAGCCACGTCCAAATGGATGgcattgaaaaatcatATCAACACAACTTTGACGCGGTTGAGGTCCTTATTTATACCTTACATGCTCCCTCTTTCCACAGTCTACCTTTTCGAATATTTGATTAATCAAGCAGTTTCACCTACGCTTCTGTTCCCTCTAGATGGAGACCACACACAtccctttttcttcaacaaatacCGGGATATCTACGTGACATATGGAACGCTTTACCAGCTGGGTGTCTTCATATCTCGATCAAGTGGAAGCTTCATTAGAataaaaaagcttttccTATTGTCGGTGCTCCAAGGCTTGAATTTAACAGTGGTCATTTGTCAATCATGGTTCTATATTGTCCATTCGGTATACCCTGTCATGCTTctgattttttttgaaggactCTTAGGAGGCGCGTCTTATGTTCATACCTTCATGAATATCATACACGATGTTAATCCTTCAGAGAGAGAGTTTACGCTTGGTGCTGTATCTATGTCAGACTCTTTTGGAACGCTGCTGGCAGCATTTATAGGTATTGCCCTTGAGCCGAAACTGTGCTCTCATCAAGTTGACACTGGAAGGGACTGGTGCTTAAAAGAGTAA
- the EFM2 gene encoding S-adenosylmethionine-dependent methyltransferase (similar to uniprot|P38347 YBR271W Saccharomyces cerevisiae Putative S-adenosylmethionine-dependent methyltransferase of the seven beta-strand family) has translation MFDPLDFLSGSEKPSACAGNQMRSISSDTLVTVIQPQESAYNDRDLEEEVDAPIGVIDLPHVAIAPPSVVLTALLLLRPSINVNFSERDDTIDRSVESVCREKDITVSQIEAFASWCSGFGMSVLDTPAKICARVPGLASTADGKDLLMYYTMVLSKYEKMQTADQVNERILKEASMRISEKCGRTAQPAMNRIFKIGGLRTGVKLHEPALTSDNLGLKTWGASLVLARKLCENFSKFERQRDLRILELGAGTGLVGISLVLKMLESNSGHNCSMHLTDLPEIVTNLKENVKINCCNSRSDLKVYADVLDWTNPDSFEKTYGAHKFDVLLIADPVYSPQHPQWIVDMISKFLSPRGVLYLEVPIRQKYHDERQHLWGLIRDASLQVIKEELDEGVDDWGKVSYLYKKIVPVNANQSD, from the coding sequence ATGTTTGATCCGTTGGATTTTCTTTCGGGCTCTGAAAAGCCTTCTGCCTGTGCTGGGAACCAGATGAGAAGCATCTCATCGGATACTTTAGTTACAGTAATTCAACCGCAAGAAAGCGCGTACAATGACAGGGATttagaagaagaggtgGACGCACCTATTGGAGTTATAGATTTACCGCATGTTGCGATTGCTCCTCCAAGCGTTGTATTAAcagctctgcttcttctgaGGCCGTCGATAAATGTTAACTTTAGTGAGCGTGATGATACCATAGATCGAAGCGTTGAATCTGTTTGCCGCGAAAAGGACATCACGGTCTCACAAATAGAGGCGTTCGCGAGCTGGTGTTCTGGTTTCGGCATGAGCGTCCTCGATACGCCGGCAAAAATTTGTGCCCGGGTACCAGGACTAGCTTCGACTGCTGATGGAAAGGACCTTTTGATGTACTATACAATGGTGCTGTCTAAGTACGAAAAAATGCAAACTGCAGACCAAGTCAATGAGCgcattttgaaggaagctAGCATGAGGATTTCCGAAAAGTGCGGTCGCACCGCGCAACCCGCTATGAACCGGATTTTTAAAATAGGTGGGCTGCGAACTGGCGTTAAGCTCCATGAACCTGCCTTAACCTCTGACAATCTTGGTTTAAAAACGTGGGGTGCTTCTTTGGTGCTGGCTCGAAAGCTTTGCGAAAACTTCTCCAAGTTTGAGCGGCAAAGGGATCTCCGcattcttgaacttggcgCGGGAACGGGACTTGTAGGAATTTCTTTGGTACTCAAAATGCTTGAGAGTAACAGCGGTCACAACTGTTCAATGCATTTAACAGATCTGCCCGAGATTGTCAcaaatttgaaagagaaTGTTAAAATTAATTGCTGTAATTCGAGATCCGACTTGAAAGTATATGCAGACGTCTTGGACTGGACAAACCCCgactcttttgaaaaaacgTATGGGGCGCACAAATTTGACGTTTTATTGATTGCAGATCCGGTGTATTCGCCACAACACCCTCAATGGATTGTGGACATGATCTCAAAATTTCTCAGCCCTCGAGGCGTTCTTTATCTTGAAGTTCCAATCCGCCAAAAATATCATGACGAAAGGCAGCACCTTTGGGGTTTAATAAGAGACGCCAGCTTACAGGTGATAAAAGAAGAATTAGACGAAGGCGTTGATGATTGGGGCAAAGTTTCCTACCTTTATAAAAAGATCGTTCCGGTAAACGCAAACCAGTCCGATTGA
- the ZAP1 gene encoding Zap1p (weakly similar to uniprot|P47043 Saccharomyces cerevisiae YJL056C ZAP1 Zinc-regulated transcription factor binds to zinc-responsive promoter elements to induce transcription of certain genes in the presence of zinc regulates its own transcription contains seven zinc- finger domains), with the protein MPNSQGVVHGHIHNFNSVTYIHGHVHRKSSVSERPAGVLRDLAPEGAQLQAEEALDFHNGSELAQLPQVSAPVPNAPLSPPGSNSDVMNAIATDPSLCSQFKDCQHFEFMNYHNLNLFGKNKAPPASDETLVMPDKRRKLADCSCHPRVVEICCEEDHEFNGQPSASPLNEDLVLFTNNVEANRPLHQTAIPIVSNLPDLIDCDLTCASSNPEDDQLFEKLCEQCVDLDQSENHHSHNHTHNNRSACEPVPAAPSNPTSSHDHVINSSSDMKILEDLANISSMYDFPFGKHIHSHDNAINGDNINLLQTSLPGLKAENLDEQLNKAHHHHRIEVHPHPAHQGSNTQDPNFSNERNSQLPDFGTFMDYGKIHHGTSQQEFPPPDMRNHTVNFNWSFKDDDSKVNCGWNHCPQKYDSLIDLQSHILRDHISEGTTATKLPTPRTQFDCEWDNCGFEGDDMCTLINHINGKHGIAFNMKFLDKDKLEEQSEQHHMLHCDEACDDCRPCKDHNDEQDHTCRWEGCMQVFNSCEELNGHIEKVHIPRGKSSYVCGWENCGKVITQRQKLLRHLRVHTRYKPCKCPHCAKTFSTQDILQQHIRTHSGEKPYKCVHCGKGFATSSSLRIHIRTHTGEKPLECKVCGKRFNESSNLSKHMRTHERKYKCGKCKRSFDLQEQLEVHQSRCY; encoded by the coding sequence ATGCCCAACTCACAGGGCGTCGTCCACGGCCACATCcacaacttcaacagcGTTACTTACATCCATGGGCATGTTCATCGCAAGTCATCAGTGTCCGAAAGGCCGGCCGGGGTCCTGAGGGACCTGGCCCCCGAAGGCGCCCAACTGCAGGCGGAAGAGGCGCTGGACTTCCACAACGGTTCCGAGCTTGCGCAACTGCCGCAGGTGTCTGCCCCTGTACCGAACGCGCCTCTGTCCCCGCCGGGGTCGAATTCGGATGTGATGAATGCCATCGCCACGGACCCCAGTCTCTGCTCTCAGTTCAAGGATTGCCAGCACTTTGAATTTATGAATTACCACAATCTCAATCTTTTCGGCAAAAACAAGGCGCCTCCGGCCTCCGACGAAACGCTAGTCATGCCCGACAAACGGCGGAAGCTCGCCGACTGCTCGTGCCACCCACGTGTCGTCGAAATATGCTGCGAAGAGGACCACGAATTCAATGGACAGCCCTCTGCGTCTCCGTTGAACGAAGATCTTGTGCTTTTCACCAACAACGTCGAGGCCAACCGTCCTTTGCATCAGACTGCAATTCCCATTGTCTCGAACCTGCCGGACCTCATAGACTGCGACTTGACGTGTGCGTCTTCCAATCCGGAAGATGATCAGCTatttgagaagctgtgCGAACAGTGCGTGGACCTCGACCAGAGCGAAAACCACCACTCTCACAATCATACACACAACAATAGAAGCGCATGCGAGCCTGTGCCCGCTGCGCCTTCAAACCCTACCTCCTCCCACGACCATGTCATCAACTCTTCCTCTGACATGAAAATCCTCGAAGATTTGGCAAACATCTCTAGCATGTATGACTTCCCCTTTGGTAAGCATATTCACTCGCATGACAACGCGATCAATGGCGATAACATCAACCTACTCCAAACTTCACTTCCTGGTCTGAAGGCCGAGAACTTGGACGAACAACTAAACAAAGCCCATCACCACCATCGCATTGAAGTCCATCCGCATCCTGCTCATCAGGGGTCTAATACGCAAGATCCAAATTTCAGCAACGAACGGAACTCTCAACTGCCCGACTTCGGCACATTCATGGATTATGGAAAGATCCACCATGGGACCTCGCAACAGGAGTTTCCGCCACCAGATATGAGAAATCACACTGTAAACTTCAATtggagcttcaaagacgaCGACTCCAAAGTTAATTGTGGGTGGAATCACTGTCCTCAAAAATACGATTCACTCATTGATCTTCAGTCACATATTTTGAGAGACCATATAAGCGAGGGCACAACTGCCACTAAGTTACCAACGCCTAGGACCCAGTTCGACTGCGAGTGGGATAACTGTGGTTTCGAGGGAGATGATATGTGCACCCTAATCAACCATATCAATGGTAAGCACGGCATAGCGTTCAACATGAAGTTTCTAGATAAAGACAAGCTAGAAGAGCAAAGTGAACAGCATCATATGCTCCACTGTGACGAGGCTTGCGATGACTGCCGCCCTTGCAAAGATCACAACGATGAACAAGACCACACTTGTCGATGGGAAGGATGTATGCAAGTTTTCAATTCCTGCGAGGAGCTTAATGGACacattgaaaaggttcATATCCCTCGGGGAAAATCCTCCTATGTCTGCGGGTGGGAAAATTGCGGCAAGGTTATTACACAAAGACAGAAGCTTTTAAGGCACTTACGTGTTCATACCCGGTACAAGCCTTGTAAATGCCCACATTGTGCTAAAACATTTTCTACTCAAGATATTCTTCAACAGCACATTCGCACGCACTCAGGCGAAAAACCTTATAAGTGCGTCCACTGTGGGAAGGGGTTTGCGACTTCAAGCTCCCTGCGGATTCACATCCGCACCCACACTGGTGAGAAACCACTGGAATGCAAGGTGTGCGGTAAACGATTTAATGAGAGCTCAAACTTGAGCAAGCACATGAGAACGCATGAGAGGAAATACAAATGTGGAAAGTGCAAAAGGAGTTTCGACCTGCAAGAGCAGTTAGAGGTGCATCAAAGTAGATGTTACTGA
- the BIT61 gene encoding Bit61p (similar to uniprot|P38346 Saccharomyces cerevisiae YBR270C BIT2 Hypothetical ORF), with product MNTSKKVMDNNVKRKRSFSALPIVHKLPGKNADSGRARFYSVSSQIVPQTIQVTDDLGRKAAATEPKSSSPALADLSKVGFQSIYRDPTVKKSQRSINTPEPSAKLHATSSSSSIKSSTITSNRSYRSGSNTSGLSHKRSALSLSNKLSGKKSVDTFDREKRKINGVDGSSSSISSSNKERSRLFTNTLTSAARKLFHRKDGRQEKRGEQLKSPTAVTSSTFGRFLHNKYSKHVGKATAHYKYSSGSFIDSAKSNANNPSTSNDVPLQLVQESNLDASDIQMLHDLIKNLKSLESNYRTFTVEELDALMSNVWGVYCSVVLTLFKNRELWELPAKIEDLNKILSFYIKLKTTSKNASASSKFLSEIEEFLTTCLYTLENQIVFNYSNENTINTALKRLCVIWEVFYQQIYHSTIALFLPLSNSFLVDTRYWSETFNGFSSDGIGNKRAGSLSLDFLLLKSFRDSIVSPYYQSFINSHEGASKGFHLYIMSEEEEKGVTQQDKLVLLQCFGILSSIRGTDIKQRVVDELLVGIRMSI from the coding sequence ATGAATACGAGTAAAAAGGTAATGGATAACAATGTTAAAcgaaagagaagcttttcagccTTACCTATAGTCCACAAGCTTCCAGGAAAGAATGCGGATTCGGGGCGAGCTCGGTTCTATAGCGTATCCTCCCAGATTGTTCCTCAAACAATTCAAGTAACTGACGACTTAGGCAGGAAAGCCGCGGCAACAGAGCCTAAGAGCTCGTCGCCAGCATTGGCAGATCTCTCGAAAGTTGGATTCCAATCCATCTATCGTGATCCTACTGTCAAGAAGAGTCAAAGAAGTATCAATACGCCAGAGCCATCTGCAAAACTTCACgcgacaagttcaagctcttcaataaaaaGTAGCACAATAACAAGTAATCGGTCATACAGGAGTGGCTCCAATACTTCGGGGCTGAGCCATAAACGGAGTGCCCTTTCGCTGTCAAACAAGCTAAGTGGTAAAAAATCGGTCGACACTTTTGACCGAGAGAAGCGCAAAATCAACGGGGTTGATGGCAGTTCGTCCAGCATCTCGTCAAGCAACAAAGAGCGATCCCGATTATTTACAAATACACTCACCTCTGCTGCCCGTAAACTATTTCACAGAAAAGATGGACGACAAGAGAAGCGAGGCGAGCAACTTAAGTCCCCCACAGCTGTAACATCCTCAACCTTTGGCCGGTTCCTGCACAACAAATATAGCAAACATGTGGGGAAAGCGACTGCACACTATAAATACTCGTCTGGAAGCTTTATAGATTCCGCGAAGTCTAATGCCAACAACCCCAGTACAAGCAACGACGTACCGCTGCAATTAGTGCAAGAGTCCAATTTAGACGCAAGTGACATTCAAATGCTACATgatctcatcaaaaatctGAAATCTTTAGAGTCTAACTATCGTACTTTTACggttgaagagctggacgCTTTGATGAGTAACGTTTGGGGAGTATACTGCAGCGTTGTTCTAACCCTATTCAAGAACCGAGAACTTTGGGAGCTTCCTGCCAAAATAGAAGATTTGAATAAGATTCTCTCATTTTACATCAAGCTAAagacaacatcaaaaaacGCCTCCGCTAGTTCCAAGTTTTTAAGCGAAATCGAAGAATTCTTAACAACTTGCCTTTACACTTTGGAAAACCAAATTGTGTTCAATTATAGCAACGAAAACACAATTAACACCGCGTTAAAGAGGCTCTGCGTAATATGGGAGGTTTTTTACCAGCAGATATACCACAGCACAATAGCGTTGTTTCTGCCTTTGAGCAATAGTTTCCTTGTGGATACTCGATATTGGTCAGAGACGTTTAACGGTTTCTCCAGTGATGGCATCGGAAATAAACGAGCTGGTTCTCTGTCTTTAGACTTTCTTTTGCTAAAAAGCTTTCGCGACTCGATTGTGTCCCCGTACTATCAAAGTTTTATCAACAGTCATGAGGGCGCCAGCAAGGGATTCCACCTTTACATCAtgagcgaagaagaggagaaagGTGTAACTCAACAGGATAAGTTGGTACTCCTTCAATGCTTCGGAATTCTTTCTTCCATACGAGGCACTGACATCAAACAAAGAGTTGTTGACGAACTGCTAGTGGGGATAAGAATGAGTATATGA
- the IKS1 gene encoding protein kinase IKS1 (weakly similar to uniprot|P47042 Saccharomyces cerevisiae YJL057C probable serine/threonine kinase), whose amino-acid sequence MSLIVYGDKIDDENNESVVLQDPSSRSLVVMNQESGEISLLRQIRGPQNGSRRKGGTGLISSYFCPQCGSEIGCGYNFASSPPSTKKPSGSFVHKNYFNLLEHRSSQTQLPSIESPSAIPASLFTPGYYQRFFKELSLLGSGARGSVFKVEHVLMDNHLGVYALKKIHIGNNLSWLERGMKEVKFLSALTHSSVNLITYNHVWLEMDNASGIVKARNGEEVGPPESVPCVFILQQFCCGGNLEEVVLNKVFEKFTDHESPEARKRRFRLRRSANAHGSRQLGLGTNQILSIIHDVASGLKELHDLNIIHRDLKPSNCLLLESYEAGKEGYGDKSFPTVVISDFGESQLGGQPRSATGATGTLEFTAPEVVITNSENLSANLPQFSFQSDMYSLGMVCYFLVFGELPFGCQQSLPELKKNIKLLSITKEGLSQKHDDMKLHPIDSAIFVLIEKLLSRDALSRPTAGEVKAEIAEIMDRLDDCVSATFDEKQELLSDDESELQSIFGRQPEEISAKSGPSCSAIIDLANVATVLIAICFFNEKSLIPCVCVALLALSLKVPPPARKLFLITELTLLIVAHLAI is encoded by the coding sequence ATGAGCTTAATTGTCTATGGAGATAAAATTGACGATGAAAACAACGAGAGTGTGGTTCTACAGGATCCTAGCTCTCGATCACTTGTAGTCATGAACCAAGAGTCTGGAGAGATATCTTTGTTGCGGCAAATAAGGGGTCCTCAAAATGGCTCACGACGCAAGGGCGGCACCGGGTTGATATCGTCGTACTTCTGCCCTCAATGCGGCAGCGAAATAGGTTGCGGTTATAACTTCGCATCATCCCCCCCAAGCACAAAGAAACCATCGGGCTCATTTGTTCACAAGAACTACTTCAATCTTTTAGAGCACAGAAGCTCTCAAACGCAGCTCCCCAGTATCGAATCGCCTTCGGCAATCCCTGCCTCACTTTTTACCCCTGGCTACTATCAGcggtttttcaaagaactttcaTTACTAGGGAGTGGTGCTCGCGGATCAGTCTTCAAGGTCGAGCATGTATTGATGGACAACCATTTGGGGGTTTACGCCCTGAAAAAGATCCACATTGGAAACAACCTCTCCTGGCTGGAGAGAGGCATGAAGgaagtcaagtttttgagtgCTTTGACCCACAGCAGCGTCAATCTCATTACATACAATCACGTCTGGCTTGAAATGGACAACGCGAGCGGCATAGTCAAAGCACGCAATGGTGAGGAAGTTGGACCACCAGAAAGCGTACCATGTGTTTTTATACTACAACAGTTTTGTTGCGGtggaaaccttgaagaagttgtacTGAATAAAGTGTTCGAAAAGTTTACTGATCATGAGTCCCCCGAAGCCCGTAAGAGGAGGTTCAGGTtgagaagaagcgcaaaTGCCCACGGTTCAAGACAACTCGGACTTGGCACAAACCAAATACTCTCTATTATTCATGATGTTGCGTCGGGGCTCAAAGAACTCCACGACCTGAACATTATCCATCGTGACCTAAAACCTTCAAATTGTCTACTGCTTGAAAGTTACGAGGCTGGAAAGGAAGGCTACGGTGACAAAAGCTTTCCCACAGTAGTAATTAGCGATTTTGGTGAAAGCCAGCTCGGGGGGCAGCCGCGATCAGCCACTGGAGCGACCGGAACCTTAGAATTTACTGCTCCCGAAGTTGTCATAACAAACTCTGAAAACTTGAGTGCTAATTTGCCTCAATTCAGCTTTCAATCGGATATGTACTCACTGGGGATGGTGTGCTATTTCCTGGTTTTTGGGGAACTTCCTTTTGGATGTCAACAAAGTCTTCCAGAGCTTaaaaagaacatcaagCTGCTATCAATAACCAAAGAGGGACTCTCACAGAAACATGATGACATGAAACTTCATCCTATCGACTCTGCTATATTCGTCctcattgaaaagctcttgaGTCGTGATGCTCTTTCACGCCCCACTGCAGGCGAAGTTAAAGCAGAAATCGCTGAAATCATGGATCGCCTGGATGACTGCGTATCTGCGACATTTGACGAAAAGCAAGAGCTTTTATCAGACGATGAAAGCGAGCTTCAGTCAATTTTCGGCCGACAACCGGAGGAGATTTCCGCAAAAAGTGGACCGTCCTGCAGTGCAATCATTGATTTGGCCAACGTTGCAACTGTCTTGATCGCAATTTGCTTCTTTAATGAGAAGTCGCTCATTCCATGCGTATGCGTCGCACTTCTAGCTCTGTCCTTGAAAGTCCCGCCACCAGCCCGTAAACTTTTCCTCATTACTGAGCTGACACTTCTCATTGTTGCGCATTTAGCAATATAG
- the BNA3 gene encoding kynurenine--oxoglutarate transaminase (highly similar to uniprot|P47039 Saccharomyces cerevisiae YJL060W BNA3 Arylformamidase involved in biosynthesis of nicotinic acid from tryptophan via kynurenine pathway potential Cdc28p substrate), whose product MIKHLSRKLSMSVGKQRQIVPNLALTQNLTKDVWSLTNEAAAAAAHNAQNKGRDLINLGQGFFSYSPPAFVVEEAQKALDDAMVNQYSPTKGRMSLINSLIKQYSPLYNTQLQANNIQVTTGANEGILACLVGLLNPGDEVIVFEPFFDQYISNIQIPGGKVTYVPLHPPKEMSVRPTEGTEWTVDYDELRAAITPKTKALILNTPHNPVGKVFTREELLQIGQICVENNVVIISDEVYEHLYFTPEFTRVATLSPEIGQITLTIGSAGKSFAATGWRIGWIVSLNPELLEYASMAHTRICFASPSPLQEACANALPIALDNGYFKKMREEYIHKFNIFTRVFDELGLPYTKPEGTYFVLVDFSKVKIPEDYPFPEELRSKAKDFRISYWLINELGVVAIPPTEFYIKEHEKVAENLLRFAVCKTDDYLEGAVERLRLLKEHL is encoded by the coding sequence ATGATCAAGCATCTatcaagaaagttgagcATGAGTGTAGGAAAACAACGCCAAATTGTGCCTAACTTGGCACTAACTCAGAACCTTACTAAGGATGTGTGGTCATTGACCAACGAAGCGGCCGCCGCTGCAGCCCACAATGCTCAAAACAAGGGTCGCGACCTCATAAACTTGGGCCAGGGCTTCTTCTCGTATTCTCCGCCTGCATTCGTGGTCGAAGAGGCGCAGAAGGCCCTCGACGACGCTATGGTGAACCAGTACTCGCCAACAAAAGGCCGCATGTCGCTCATAAATTCGCTAATCAAGCAGTACTCGCCTCTCTACAACACGCAGTTGCAGGCCAACAACATTCAGGTTACGACGGGCGCGAACGAGGGTATCCTAGCGTGCCTAGTTGGGCTTTTAAATCCCGGCGATGAGGTAATTGTTTTCGAGCCCTTCTTTGACCAATACATCTCTAACATCCAAATTCCCGGTGGCAAGGTGACCTACGTGCCGCTACACCCACCCAAAGAGATGAGCGTGCGCCCCACAGAGGGAACCGAATGGACTGTCGACTACGATGAGCTTCGTGCTGCGATTACGCCCAAGACCAAGGCCCTTATCCTGAACACCCCTCACAACCCAGTTGGGAAGGTCTTCACGCGCGAAGAGCTTCTACAGATCGGCCAAATATGTGTTGAGAACAATGTTGTGATCATTTCGGATGAGGTATACGAGCACTTATACTTCACGCCGGAATTCACAAGGGTTGCTACGCTGAGCCCTGAGATCGGCCAAATCACGCTGACCATTGGCTCCGCCGGCAAAAGTTTCGCTGCCACTGGGTGGAGAATTGGCTGGattgtttctttgaatCCTGAGCTGCTCGAGTACGCCTCCATGGCTCATACCCGTATTTGTTTTGCGTCGCCATCCCCTCTGCAGGAAGCGTGTGCTAACGCCTTACCCATTGCTCTCGACAACGGgtatttcaagaaaatgagAGAAGAATACATTCACAAGTTCAATATTTTCACTCGTGTATTCGATGAGCTAGGGCTCCCTTACACCAAGCCCGAAGGAACCTATTTCGTCCTCGTAGACTTCTCCAAGGTCAAGATCCCTGAGGACTACCCGTTCCCGGAAGAGTTGCGCTCCAAAGCTAAAGACTTCCGCATTTCTTACTGGCTTATTAATGAGCTCGGTGTCGTTGCAATCCCTCCTACTGAGTTCTATATCAAGGAGCATGAAAAGGTTGCCGAGAATTTGTTGAGATTCGCCGTCTGCAAGACCGATGACTACCTGGAGGGTGCTGTAGAAAGACTGAGactcttgaaagagcaTTTGTGA
- the LOG1 gene encoding Log1p (similar to uniprot|P47044 Saccharomyces cerevisiae YJL055W Hypothetical ORF), which yields MTEIKSQKAVCVYCGSSFGKDPKFSDEARKLGQLLHSMRWKLVYGGGTTGLMGEIARATMGPDVDGFVHGIIPNALVARERTEESEAPEATGKASVSTFNEEIRKSVENHKGSTPLSHEYGSTTIVPDMHTRKRMMATESDAFVAMPGGYGTLEEIMECITWSQLGIHQKPVVLFNTDGFFDSLLRFIQHSIESGFISEKNGRIIQVATTAEEVIDKIQQYQVPDGRFNLNWSDEHEGN from the coding sequence ATGACTGAGATCAAATCGCAAAAAGCTGTGTGCGTCTACTGCGGATCTTCGTTCGGCAAGGACCCTAAGTTCTCGGACGAGGCCCGCAAGCTGGGCCAGCTGCTGCACTCCATGCGCTGGAAGCTCGTGTACGGTGGCGGCACCACCGGGCTGATGGGCGAGATCGCGCGCGCAACCATGGGCCCTGACGTGGACGGGTTCGTGCACGGGATCATCCCCAACGCGCTGGTGGCGCGCGAGCGCACTGAGGAGTCCGAGGCGCCCGAGGCGACCGGAAAGGCCTCGGTGTCGACGTTCAACGAGGAAATCCGCAAGTCCGTCGAGAACCACAAGGGCTCCACGCCGCTCAGCCACGAGTACGGCTCGACGACTATCGTCCCCGACATGCACACGCGTAAGCGCATGATGGCGACCGAGAGCGACGCGTTCGTGGCCATGCCGGGCGGCTACGGCACCCTGGAGGAGATCATGGAGTGCATCACGTGGTCCCAGCTGGGCATCCACCAGAAGCCCGTCGTGCTCTTCAACACCGACGGCTTTTTCGACAGCCTGCTCCGCTTCATCCAGCACTCCATCGAGAGCGGCTTCATCAGCGAGAAGAACGGCCGCATCATCCAGGTCGCCACCACCGCCGAGGAGGTCATCGACAAGATCCAGCAGTACCAGGTGCCCGACGGCCGCTTCAACCTGAACTGGAGCGACGAGCACGAGGGCAACTGA